The Gracilimonas sediminicola sequence AAGTCGAATGCGCTCGGGTTGAAGTCTTCCCAATCCAGCAGCTCGATGTCTTCATCAAGCTTTTGGAGCAGCCCAAGGTTTTCCAGGGTATCAGGGCTCAGGTCACCGGTTCCGGATAAAAAACAAATCGTAATTTTAAATCCCTGTTGAGAGAGGAGCCGGGCTATGACCAGCGCATCTCCGGCATTATTCCCTTTTCCGCAAAAGAAAACCCCATGTGAGCCTGAAGGGAGCTGGGACTGAATAAAATCAGCTGCCCGTGTTCCGGCAATTTCCATCAGGGTAAAACCATCAATGCCAAACTCCGAGATGGTCTTTTCATCCATAAACCGGGATTGCTCAGCCGAGCACAAATAATATGAATGAGGAACTAAATCCATTTCCGTTAGCTAAAATAAAATTAAACGCAGAGGCGCAGAGTGCTTGTAAAGATCGCAGAGTAAAATTCTTAGCGTTCTTTGCGATATCTCAGCGACCTTCGTGTTAAAAAAATTAGTACGACCGAGCAAACAACACCTTCTGCTTAGAAGGCTTCCCGGTTACCATACATTTTCCTTCTTCCCCATCCTCAAGCGGAATCAGGCGAATGGTTGCTTTGGTATCTTCTTTAATTTTTTCTTCGGTCTCCGCCGTTCCATCCCAATGGGCCCAAACAAAGCCGCCTTTGTCTTCAATCACCTTGCGGAACTCGTCATAAGAATCAACGTGTGAAGTCATTTCTTCCCGTCGTTCTTTAGCTTTGGTGAACAATTCATCCTGAATATCAGCCAAGAGCTTTTGGATACGCTCGCTGAGTCCTTCCCGGGATTCAATGTTTTTCTCTTTGGTATCCCGGCGCGCCAGTTCTACATTATTGTTCTCCAGATCACGGGGGCCAACGGCTATTCTTAATGGGATACCGGCCGCTTCATGCTCGGCAAATTTGTAACCGGGGTTTTGATTGTCCCGGTCATCCACTTTGATGCGTACACCCAACTCTTTCAGCTCATCATAGATGCTATCGGCGTATTCGAGCACGGCTTCACGTTGCTCATCGCTTCGGTAAATAGGCACAATTACAACCTGAGTAGGGGCCAGTTTAGGAGGAAGCACCAGTCCCTGATCATCGGAGTGAGTCATAATCAGCCCGCCGATTAACCGGGTGGAAACGCCCCAGCTTGTGGCCCATACCAGTTTATGCTCGCCGTCTTTGTCCTGAAATTTTACATCAAATGCTTTGGCGAAATTCTGTCCCAGGAAATGTGATGTTCCGGCCTGCAGGGCTTTTCCGTCCTGCATCAGTGCTTCAATACAATAGGTCTCAACAGCGCCGGCAAATCGTTCGCTGGCTGTTTTCACCCCTTTAATGACCGGCATGGCCATGAATTCTTCAGCAAAAGTTTCATAAACGTCCAGCATCTGGCGCGTTTCTGCTTCGGCTTCTTCTTTTGTGGCGTGAGCCGTGTGACCTTCCTGCCAGAGAAATTCCATGGTTCGCAAGAACAAACGGGTACGCATTTCCCAGCGGACCACATTTGCCCACTGATTCACCAAAATAGGAAGGTCGCGGTATGACTGAATCCATCCGCGATAGGTGTCCCAGATAATGGTCTCTGAAGTAGGACGTACAATGAGTTCTTCTTCCAGCTTCGATTCAGGATCCACTTCCACTCCGCCATCCACACTTTTGAGTCGGCTGTGAGTAACTACGGCACATTCCTTGGCAAAGCCCTCAACGTGCTGCGCCTCCTTAGATAAAAATGACTTTGGGATAAACAGGGGGAAGTAGGCATTTTCATGGCCGGTATCCTTAAACATCTGGTCCAGGGCTTCACGCATGTTTTCCCAGAGCGCCATACCATTCGGTCGAATCACCATGCTTCCACGCACGGGAGAGTGCTCCGCCAGTTTAGCTTCCCGAACTACATCCAGATACCATTGTGAATAATCTTTTTCCTGTGAAGTTATTTTTTGTGCCATGAACCTGTTTAATGTGATTTTTTACTTGAAGGGTGAAGTTAAGAAATGTAGCGTAGAGAATAAGGCAATGAAGGCGAAAACTTTTTGTGCTTAATCAGCCTTAATAACTTAAATATTCATCTTATTTCTCGTTATGAAGCTCCTGCTTCTTAGTGCACTCCGGAAAGCTCCAGCTTCAAGTGGAATAAGTGTTAGAGCCTTTACAAATTTGCTTGTTCATTTGTGCCGACAAAAGAACCAAAAACTCCCGGCGGCGAAAAAGGGGCTAAAGCTGACTTCATTTCGCTAAAAGAAATCAATGCTCCTTCCCGTTCCCTGTTTGCTTCCTGATTTCTCAGCGGTATGATTTCTTTCTTAACGCTTCATTACATCATCTTCTCGACGCACCTTTTTCTAAGGCCGGTTAAACAGTATTAATCTTGTTACTGAGATTATCAGGGACTGGCGATTTCAGATTGTTATTAATGAAGCACATCCACAAAAAAATGTTTTACCCTTTGTTTCAGAATGCCGTATATTTGATGCCCTTCTTGAAAGGACCCACTAAAGCTCTAAAGCACAAAAGTAAATTTTAGTGTTTTTTGAGATTTCGTGGCGATTCAAAGATGCCGTGGTAGCTCAGATGGTTAGAGCGCACGACTCATAATCGTGAGGTCGACGGTTCAATTCCGTCCCACGGTACAAAAAATATATCAAGCCTGATTCGTAATCGAGTCAGGCTTTTTTATTTTCTAATAAGATTGTGAATCTTCATATTAGACTTTCTTATTAACTATATAACTCCCGGGATGAAAAAATCTGAACAATACGAAATGGCGCTGTTGGCTGAAAAGGCATTGAGGAAAGCCGAGGCAAAGTATGGCGAGCTGATGGAGGAGCTTAAGCAGGAAGAGGAATATAAGGCAAGCAACCTTGCTGTTTCTGTTCATGATTCTATCCGGAACCTGTCCCGGAAAGTAGAAGCCTATCTGAAAGATCAGATCTCCATCGATAAGCTGATTGATGAATTCGTGTTTGAGTATGATATCATCGACGGGGAGATGGAAATCGAAAAAGAAGCTTCTCCCAAGATAAAACGGCTTGCCAAGCGGCTGCTTTCCAGCTACGAAGATTTTATCATTAAAGTAGGCGGGAAAAGAAAGCTCAAAAAGCTGGAAAATACCGAGGTGCTTGCTTATCCCAAAAAATCAAAAGGGAAAGCGTACCTGTTTTGGCTGGTTGGGTTTTTCGGTATCCTCGGTTTCCACCGCTTTTACCTGGGCCGAACCGGAACCGGCATCGGGTGGCTGCTTACCGGAGGATTGATGGGACTTGGTGCACTTTATGATCTGTTTGCCTTGTCAAAAATGGTGGAGGAGCAGAATATGTATAATGAACTGCGATCTGCCAAATTGAAGCAACTGGCAGGAGAATAACAGCATTTCAGGAAAATTCAGATATAAAAAAAGCTGACGCCAAATCAATGGTCGTCAGCTAATATCATCTACAGACGGCTATTACCCCATTTGCACTATAAACATACATTTAAGCGGGAAACCCGTCAATGGAGGGATTTACGTAATTTTTCTACGTGGAAACACGTACGTTTAAATTCCAAGTTTCAAATCTCAAGTTCCAAATCCCAATGACCAAGAATCGAGTCGGTACCAATTTCAGACTTTAAGATCCTTAGCATTAAACCTGCTCAAGATGGAAGCTTATAAACAGCCTCTTAGTATTAGTACATGCCAAAGGCTCGTCATTGGGATTTGGAACTTGGAATTTAGAGCTTACTAAAGAAGTGCTTGTTCATTCTCCATCGCAAAGCGGACCAAAGCGGCTGTATTTTTCAGCTTTAATTTCTTCAGTAAATTTGTCCGGTGCTTTTCAACGGTGCGGGGACTGATGTAAAGCTTAGAGGCAATTTCGGTGCTGGTGAGTCCTTCAGTGAGAAGTCCCAATATTTCCCTTTCGCGGTTGGTTATGGATTTAATAGGATCGCCGGGACGTTTCTTTTTCTTGGCCAAGCGGATATACTCCTCGGTCATCATTCGGGAGAATTGTTTGCCAAGAAAGCGCTCGCCTTCCGAGACCTTTTCAGCGGCATCTATCAGTTCAATGTGGTGGGCCGATTTATGGATCAGGCCAAAGGCACCGGAATCCAAAAATTCGTTGAGGGTCTTTTGGTCGGTGTCGTCGGCAAGCAGCAGGATGTTGGCATCGGGGTTTTTTGAGATAATCTTCCGGGCGATGATAATGCCTTCCATCTCAGGCATGGAAAAAGAAAGGATACACAGTTGGGGCTTCACGCTTTCGAAAGCAGTAAGCACAAGAGCGCCGTTGTCAATCTCGCTGCAAATATTAAATGCACCGTGATCTCGCAAAATGGAGCTCAGTCCATACCTGAAAATTTCGTTGCCGTCCGCAACTATTGTATCAATTTTAGACATTTTACCTCCCCAGGCAGAATGGTTTTTTCTCCGACCCACGCGGAGAAAGGACAGATAATGTAGGTAAAAATGAGGGAAGTTCGCCAATTAAAATTTTTAGGCGGGTTTTGTTGGCCTATTTATCCATTATTGCAAAGCTCGGTTATCTAATTGAGCATGCCCTCCGCAACGCTTCCAGGACCTGCGGATGCTGAAAGGTTGCTATCCTGCTTACTTATTCTCACCTCATTGCGAGAAGCCCAAAATGAAGAACACGGTTTGGAATGTATAACGACGAAGCAATCTCCTGTTTACTATATCCCAAATAATTCAAGGAGATCGCCACGTCGAAAAGCATTGGGAGTCAGTTATTAGATGAGATACTCCTCGCGATGACCGACTTTATCCTTCATTTAATCAAGTTCCATAAGATCCAGGTGTTGATACCGGATTTCACTGTCCATAGTATCGTTCGAACCCAATTGGTGGAAACCAGCTTTTTGATGGCACTATCATCTTTGCTTTTTTCGAGTTCTGAATGGGCCGGAACGGAAAATAGTCCGGTGGCTGCCCATATCAGGACTACGATATAAAAGCCGACCGCGTTCAGCGAAAACCATCCATCGATCCAGGCAAGGCCAAAGGAGGAGGTGATTTCAGCTACCATAACCGGGATCACAATCTTGTCGATGCTGTGCACATGATGGTGTTGAAAGGCGGAAAAATTATCGGTTCCCACAAAATGAAAAGAAGGGTAATGAACCAATTGAACCGTCCAGATGAGTCCTGCCATAAAGAAGGAGGAAAAGGTGTTAATCAAAAAAATCAGTTCATATGACATTGGAGTAAGCGATTCGTTTACATTATGTGTATTTTCAGCGCCTCATAAACCAAAAGTTTTTCACTTACGATTCATCGAAACGAATGACCCTTAAAAGAACACATACCTGCGGAGAACTTACCGCAAAAAATATTGGCGACGAAGTAATTTTAAACGGATGGGTTGGCCCGCGCCGCGATTTAGGCGGTGTAATTTTTATTGATTTGAGAGACCGCTACGGCGTAACCCAGGTTGTTTTTACTGAAGAGGACGATCAGCTGCATGAAAAAGCGGAGCAGCTCCGATCCGAATATGTGATTGGCATTAAAGGGAAAGTGATTACGAGGGGCGAGGGAAACATCAACCCGAAACTGCCAACCGGTGAAATTGAGATTGAAGCTTCTGAGCTGGTGATCTATTCGGAGGCCGAGACCACCCCGTTCGAGATCAAAGATGACATCAAGACCAACGAAGATACACGCCTTAAGTACCGGTACCTGGATTTACGCCGCCCGGAAGTACAGCAAAAGCTGATGTTGCGCTCTAAATTCTATCAGTCGGTGCGTTCTTTTTATCACGAGCGTGATTTTGCTGAAGTGGAAACCCCAGTTTTGATGCGGAGTACCCCGGAAGGCGCCCGCGACTATTTGGTGCCCAGCCGTGTAAATCCCGGTAAGTTTTTTGCGCTGCCTCAGAGCCCGCAGACCTATAAACAGCTGCTGATGGTTTCCGGTTATGACCGGTATTTTCAGATTGTGAAGTGTTTCCGGGATGAGGACTTGCGTGCCGACCGTCAGCCTGAGTTTACCCAGATTGATGTGGAGATGAGCTTTGTGGATGAGGAGGATATCTACAGCCACCACGAGCAGTTGATGAAAAAGGTATTCAAAGAAACTATTGGGGCTGAGATTGATACACCCTTTCCGCGAATGACCTATAACGAGGCAATGAACACCTATGGCAGCGATAAGCCGGACACCCGGTTTGGCCTGGAGTTCGCCGATTTTTCTGAGATTGTGAAAGATGCTGAGTTCAAAGTGTTTTCCGGAACCGTGAAAAACGGCGGTGGCGTGGTTGGTATAACCGTGCCGGGACAAGGAGATATGGGTCGAGGAGCCATTGACCGACTCACCGACCGTGTGAAAGAGGAAACCGGTGCCGGCGGGCTGATCTATATCAAGATGCAGGAAGACGGCCCTCTTTGCAGTGTAGCGAAATTCCTGACGGATGAAATTGTAGAGCAGATGGTGGAAGAAGCCGGAGCCAGGCAAGGGGATCTTGTGTTGATTCTTGCCGGACCGAACCCGGATGTGCTCAAACAACTGGGCCAGCTTCGCCTGATGATGGGCAAAGAGTTTAACCTGATTGATGAATCAAAGTACAACTTCCTGTGGGTAACGGAATTTCCACTGCTGGAGTGGGATGAAGAGACCCGTCGTTACCATGCCATGCACCATCCGTTCACTTCTCCAAAAGCGGAAGATGTGGAGCTGATGGATTCTGATCCGGCTAAAGTACGAGCCCGAGCCTATGATTTAGTATTGAATGGGAATGAAATTGGCGGCGGATCGATTAGGATTCATGACCAAAAAATGCAGAGCAGAATGTTTGAGCTGCTGGGAATTGGCGACAAAGAAGCCCGTGAGAAATTCGGTTTCCTGCTGGATGCCTTTAAATACGGAGCACCACCACACGGCGGTATTGCTTTTGGCGTAGATCGAATTGTGATGTTGCTGACCGGCGCGAAGAGCCTCCGTGATGTAATCGCGTTCCCAAAAAACCAGAAAGCGCAAAGTATGATGGATAATTCACCGGATGTGGTGGACGAAGATCAGCTTGATGAACTGCATATTTCCATTAAGAAAAATATTAAGGACCAACTATCGTGAAAACCGCTGGAATTGATGGCTGTAAAGCAGGCTGGATCCTCATCACTTTTGATGAAGGGGAAGAAAAATACGAGGTACTTCGTGACCGGGAAGCACTGAAAGAAGCTTTTGAAACTTATGATCGGGTTTTCATCGATATGCCGATTGGCCTTGAAGATGAAGATTACACCCGGGAAGCCGATGCCCTGCTTCGGAAAAAACTGGGTGGTGAATATGCATCCAGTGTGTTCAGTCCGCCTATACGACCCGCATTAACCGCTCCTTCGTATGTCGAAGCCAATATGATCAGCCATGAGTACACCGAAAAAAAGCTGACCCTGCAGGCCTGGAACATCACCCCGAAAATACAGATGGTGGATGAGCTGCTTAGGGCAGATAAAGAGTTAGTGGATAAGGTGTTGGAAGCTCACCCGGAGCTGCTGTTTCAAAAGTTAAACGGCGGGATGATTTATCAGAAGAAAAACCTGAAGAAGGGGATTAAGCATCGGTTAAAGCTTATCGAAGACCGGGAACCTATTGCCGAAGATTTTTTCCGGGATATCAAGGAAGATTTCCGGCGCAATGAAGTGGAGGAAGACGATATTGTGGATGCTATGGTACTCGCCTACTGCGCTAAAATTTCAGAGGAAGAAGGCATCAAAACACTACCTGAAGAATTTGAACACGATTCCAAAGGCATGCGGAAAGCGGTACACTACGTGTAGAACATCCAATAAGGAACACCCAACTTTAAACTTTTAAGTTCGGCGTTCTGAAAATCAAACACTCAGTTGAATGTTCATCATTCGATGTTCCTTGTTGGATGTTCTAATCTTTGCTTTTGAGGATTTTCTTGTACTTCACCCCGGCTTTGTACACGCGGTTGATTCCGTTGAAAGCAGCAATTCGATACGCTTCACTGTAAGTCGGGTAGTTCAATACGTGATTTATAAAGTATCGGATATCTCCGCCTAACGACATAACCGCTTGCCCGAGGTGAATCAGGTCGCTGGCCCGCTCGCCTAAAATGTGAATGCCCACCAGTTTTAGGGTCTCGGTTTCAAAAACCAGTTTTAACAATCCATCCTGCTGGTTACTGATATCACCCTGGGTGATGTTTTTGTAATAAGCTCTTCCAACCGTTACATCAAGTCCTTCTGCTTTTGCTTCTTTTTCGGTGAGGCCAATGCTGGCAATTTCCGGGATCGAATAAATGGCTTGAGGAATCTCGGGGGGTACATCCAGCGCTTCGATACCAAACATGCGGCAAGAGGCAATCCGGCCTTCTGAAAAGGCAGAAGAGGCCATTGCCGGAAATCCTTTCACATCACCGCCGGCATAGATGTTAGGCACTGAAGATTGATTATCGTTGTTAACAACTACATACCCTTCTTCATCAAGTTTAACCCCAATTTCCCGAAGCCCGAGACTGTCAGTATTGGGAACTTTACCACCAAGATAAAGCACGTGTTCAGTTTCGATTACTCTGTCACGGCCGCCTTCATTGTCATTTCGGAGGTTGTATTTAACCTCGGTAGTGTTACGAAGGGCGTTGGGGTTGATTTCGATACTCTCAGCATTTGAGAAAACCTCAATTTTCTGCGTCTCTAAAATTTGCTGCAGCTGTTCAGAAATCTCATTATCTAAAAAGGGGAGAAAACTGTCCTTTTCGTTTAGGATCGAAACCCGGCTTCCCAGGTTAGAAAATGTAGTGGCATATTCGAGCGCCCGAACTCCAGACCCTACTACAACCAGACGACGGGGAATATGAGAAAGCGTAAGGATGGAGGTGTAGTCAAATACCTTGTCATGATCCAGATCAAAGCCCTTTGGTTTAACAGGTTTGCTGCCGGTTGCAACTAATATATACTCGGCCGAATATGTTTTTTTGGTTCCATCGGTGGTTTCAACTTCCACTTCATGCTCGCTATTCAGCTTGCCGTGCCCGCGAACGGTATCAATTTCATTTTTATCAAAATCGGTTTTAACCTTCGTGTTCTTGCTTTCCAGAATCTGGTTTTTGTACATCAGCAGGTCGGCCATCTGGTGGTGCTGGTAGGCTTTTTCTTTGGCCAGGTCTTTAAACTGATTTTGGAAGCGCTGGATGATGCGCGCTGTTTCGCGGAGGGCTTTGCTCGGGATAGTGCCGGAGTTGATCCAGGTTCCCCCAAAAGAATCTTCGTTGGCTTCAATTACCAACACTTTTTTGTCGAACTTAGAGCTCTGCATAGCGCAGGAAAAACCGGCGGGTCCGCTACCAATAACAATAACATCGTAATCGTACTTCATAAATAAACTGAGTGAGTGTGTGAACCCCAAAGATACTTCAATTTTAAGAGGATTTCAGAGCTACATTTACTCATAGTGTTAACATATCTAAAAGATAGATTGTTTAGATGGAGGCAGGAACGAATTTTAGCGGGGTATTGCTTATGTTTGGGAACGATAAATTAAAGGCGCACAAGTTGTAAGCGTCCATTAAATCAGAATTTAATTTGGAGGTAAAAATGGCTTATTCTCTACCCGATCTCCCATACGATTACGATGCACTTGAACCCAATGTGGATGCACGTACTATGGAGATCCATCACACCAAACACCATCAGGGTTACACGAACAAAGTAAATGCAGCCCTTGAAGGTCACGACTTTGCGGATCTTGATATCGAAGAAGTATTACGCAGAATCGATGAAGTACCAGCCGATAAGAAACAAGCTGTAATCAATAACGGTGGCGGATATGCTAACCACAAACTGTTCTGGACTATTCTTTCTCCAAACGGTGGCGGAGAACCGGAAGGTGATTTAGCGGATGCCATCAATGATACCTATGGCAGTTTTGAGAAATTTAAAGAAGAGTTTTCAAATGCAGCCGGTTCTCGTTTCGGATCCGGATGGGCGTGGTTGTCAGTTGACGGCAATGGCGATCTTCACGTGCATTCTACAGCAAACCAAGACAGCCCGCTAATGAAAGGATTTACTCCTATTCTCGGACTGGATGTTTGGGAGCACGCATATTATTTGAATTATCAGAACCGACGTCCCGATTACGTTTCCGCTTTCTGGAATGTGATTAACTGGGATCAGGTTGCTGAAAATTACAAAGCCGCCAAGTAAATACGGCAATTGACTATTGATGAGCGACGGTGGGCGACTTCAGCTCACCGTCGTTTCTTTTTTAGATAGCTGATGTTGATGTGATTCATCAGAATTTGCGATACGCCGGCTTGCAAAATTAATACAGAGAGTTTGTATATTTAACTGAATTAAAAAAAGAAAGAGGTAATGTTATGCAATTTGGATTTGGCGTAGGCCCCGATACTTCCTGGATGCGAGAAGAACTCACCCAATTTGGGGTAGAGGAATTAAAGACGACTGAAGATGTAGATCGTGCAATGAATGAATATAAAGGCACGATGCTATTAGCCATCAATTCTGTTTGTGGATGTGCGGCAGGTAATGCCCGTCCCGGACTTGGAATTGCCCTGGAGCAATCGGAAGTAAAACCGGATCACATGGTAACGGTATTTGCCGGTCAGGATAAAGAAGCCACGGCTCATGCCCGCGATTACTTTTCCGAGTATCCACCGTCTTCTCCGGCATTTGCCTATTTCGTGGATGGAGAAATTAAAGCTATGATTCCCCGTCACCGAATTGAAGGCCGTACAAAAGATGAAGTAGCGGCTGACCTGAAGATGGTTTTCGAAGCATTTTCCAAAGAAAACAGAGAAAAAGCTGAGAAAGAGTAACCATACTTTTTCACATACCAAGTATTTGAAAGCCGGCTCAAAATGCCGGCTTTTTTTATGCGTCAAAAATTCGACATGGTAAATCTTGTGGGTAAGAAGGTATAAAAACAACGGTTTTTGCCGGTAGTAGTCTTTTTGAGAAGGATATAGTACATTTTGGAAACAAATCGGATGGCTATGAACGGCGAAATTTCCAAGAAAGCTATTATTGTAGAAGATAATCTCATTCTTTCGCTTCTGTATGAGAATTATCTCAAAGAAATGGTTTTTAAAACCGTGGGGGAAATCACCAGCGGTGAAAAAGCCGTGGAGCTTGTCAAAAAATATACGCCGGATGTAGTGATTATGGATATCATGCTGGATGGAAAAATTGATGGAGTAGAAGCTGCTGCTGAGATCCGTAAATTTTCATCGGCACCCATTGTTTTTATTACAGCGAATACAGATCCCGCTCATTTAAAAAGAGCCGAAAATATTACTAATTCAAAGTTTCTGCGAAAGCCTATCTCCGAAGATAAACTCAAAAAAGCAGTGAACTATCTCTTGTCGGGTAAACCTAAGGTTTAGGCTCTATTTACCAGCTCCAAAATCGATTTCCTCACCATCTTTAAAAATCCGGGTTCCTTCTGCACTTTTCTTTTCTCCGTCCGGGCCAAATTGATACACTGCTGAAGCCAGCTCTTCTTCGGACCGTTCTTCACCTGCTTTTCTGGGTTCGTCTTTATAAAAACTGTCCATGTGCAGCGTTTGTGTTGGGAAGGCGAATTCCACACCTACTTCTTTAGCGAGCTTCAGAACTTCGAGGAAGAAATTATGACGCTGCTGCAGTTCGGTACTCCAATCGGGGACATCAAAAAACACATACACCAATACGTCCAGTGAATGCGCTCCAAAGGAGTTGAAATGAACTTCGTACACATCCTGCCGGAAGTGCTTGTTGGCCTTAACAATGGCTTTGATGCCTTCCACAAAAGCCTCCATTTGTTCGGGCGTGGTGGAGTAAGTCAGGTTCAGGACGGTTTTCAGCCGGCGG is a genomic window containing:
- the proS gene encoding proline--tRNA ligase, whose translation is MAQKITSQEKDYSQWYLDVVREAKLAEHSPVRGSMVIRPNGMALWENMREALDQMFKDTGHENAYFPLFIPKSFLSKEAQHVEGFAKECAVVTHSRLKSVDGGVEVDPESKLEEELIVRPTSETIIWDTYRGWIQSYRDLPILVNQWANVVRWEMRTRLFLRTMEFLWQEGHTAHATKEEAEAETRQMLDVYETFAEEFMAMPVIKGVKTASERFAGAVETYCIEALMQDGKALQAGTSHFLGQNFAKAFDVKFQDKDGEHKLVWATSWGVSTRLIGGLIMTHSDDQGLVLPPKLAPTQVVIVPIYRSDEQREAVLEYADSIYDELKELGVRIKVDDRDNQNPGYKFAEHEAAGIPLRIAVGPRDLENNNVELARRDTKEKNIESREGLSERIQKLLADIQDELFTKAKERREEMTSHVDSYDEFRKVIEDKGGFVWAHWDGTAETEEKIKEDTKATIRLIPLEDGEEGKCMVTGKPSKQKVLFARSY
- a CDS encoding DUF429 domain-containing protein; its protein translation is MKTAGIDGCKAGWILITFDEGEEKYEVLRDREALKEAFETYDRVFIDMPIGLEDEDYTREADALLRKKLGGEYASSVFSPPIRPALTAPSYVEANMISHEYTEKKLTLQAWNITPKIQMVDELLRADKELVDKVLEAHPELLFQKLNGGMIYQKKNLKKGIKHRLKLIEDREPIAEDFFRDIKEDFRRNEVEEDDIVDAMVLAYCAKISEEEGIKTLPEEFEHDSKGMRKAVHYV
- a CDS encoding response regulator; this translates as MNGEISKKAIIVEDNLILSLLYENYLKEMVFKTVGEITSGEKAVELVKKYTPDVVIMDIMLDGKIDGVEAAAEIRKFSSAPIVFITANTDPAHLKRAENITNSKFLRKPISEDKLKKAVNYLLSGKPKV
- the sthA gene encoding Si-specific NAD(P)(+) transhydrogenase, with product MKYDYDVIVIGSGPAGFSCAMQSSKFDKKVLVIEANEDSFGGTWINSGTIPSKALRETARIIQRFQNQFKDLAKEKAYQHHQMADLLMYKNQILESKNTKVKTDFDKNEIDTVRGHGKLNSEHEVEVETTDGTKKTYSAEYILVATGSKPVKPKGFDLDHDKVFDYTSILTLSHIPRRLVVVGSGVRALEYATTFSNLGSRVSILNEKDSFLPFLDNEISEQLQQILETQKIEVFSNAESIEINPNALRNTTEVKYNLRNDNEGGRDRVIETEHVLYLGGKVPNTDSLGLREIGVKLDEEGYVVVNNDNQSSVPNIYAGGDVKGFPAMASSAFSEGRIASCRMFGIEALDVPPEIPQAIYSIPEIASIGLTEKEAKAEGLDVTVGRAYYKNITQGDISNQQDGLLKLVFETETLKLVGIHILGERASDLIHLGQAVMSLGGDIRYFINHVLNYPTYSEAYRIAAFNGINRVYKAGVKYKKILKSKD
- a CDS encoding superoxide dismutase, producing MAYSLPDLPYDYDALEPNVDARTMEIHHTKHHQGYTNKVNAALEGHDFADLDIEEVLRRIDEVPADKKQAVINNGGGYANHKLFWTILSPNGGGEPEGDLADAINDTYGSFEKFKEEFSNAAGSRFGSGWAWLSVDGNGDLHVHSTANQDSPLMKGFTPILGLDVWEHAYYLNYQNRRPDYVSAFWNVINWDQVAENYKAAK
- a CDS encoding LuxR C-terminal-related transcriptional regulator, giving the protein MSKIDTIVADGNEIFRYGLSSILRDHGAFNICSEIDNGALVLTAFESVKPQLCILSFSMPEMEGIIIARKIISKNPDANILLLADDTDQKTLNEFLDSGAFGLIHKSAHHIELIDAAEKVSEGERFLGKQFSRMMTEEYIRLAKKKKRPGDPIKSITNREREILGLLTEGLTSTEIASKLYISPRTVEKHRTNLLKKLKLKNTAALVRFAMENEQALL
- a CDS encoding TM2 domain-containing protein, whose product is MKKSEQYEMALLAEKALRKAEAKYGELMEELKQEEEYKASNLAVSVHDSIRNLSRKVEAYLKDQISIDKLIDEFVFEYDIIDGEMEIEKEASPKIKRLAKRLLSSYEDFIIKVGGKRKLKKLENTEVLAYPKKSKGKAYLFWLVGFFGILGFHRFYLGRTGTGIGWLLTGGLMGLGALYDLFALSKMVEEQNMYNELRSAKLKQLAGE
- a CDS encoding BrxA/BrxB family bacilliredoxin, translating into MQFGFGVGPDTSWMREELTQFGVEELKTTEDVDRAMNEYKGTMLLAINSVCGCAAGNARPGLGIALEQSEVKPDHMVTVFAGQDKEATAHARDYFSEYPPSSPAFAYFVDGEIKAMIPRHRIEGRTKDEVAADLKMVFEAFSKENREKAEKE
- the aspS gene encoding aspartate--tRNA ligase, with product MTLKRTHTCGELTAKNIGDEVILNGWVGPRRDLGGVIFIDLRDRYGVTQVVFTEEDDQLHEKAEQLRSEYVIGIKGKVITRGEGNINPKLPTGEIEIEASELVIYSEAETTPFEIKDDIKTNEDTRLKYRYLDLRRPEVQQKLMLRSKFYQSVRSFYHERDFAEVETPVLMRSTPEGARDYLVPSRVNPGKFFALPQSPQTYKQLLMVSGYDRYFQIVKCFRDEDLRADRQPEFTQIDVEMSFVDEEDIYSHHEQLMKKVFKETIGAEIDTPFPRMTYNEAMNTYGSDKPDTRFGLEFADFSEIVKDAEFKVFSGTVKNGGGVVGITVPGQGDMGRGAIDRLTDRVKEETGAGGLIYIKMQEDGPLCSVAKFLTDEIVEQMVEEAGARQGDLVLILAGPNPDVLKQLGQLRLMMGKEFNLIDESKYNFLWVTEFPLLEWDEETRRYHAMHHPFTSPKAEDVELMDSDPAKVRARAYDLVLNGNEIGGGSIRIHDQKMQSRMFELLGIGDKEAREKFGFLLDAFKYGAPPHGGIAFGVDRIVMLLTGAKSLRDVIAFPKNQKAQSMMDNSPDVVDEDQLDELHISIKKNIKDQLS